The DNA window ACCAAGTCTTCCTCCTTCATTGTGCACCTATAAAACTTGTTTTCGTTGCTCAAGTGGATTTATGGTGTAGTCTTCTTTCACTTACATAGGTCCTAAATGGCTGAATTCGAATATTGCAAGGGTTATCCAAAATTGAATCTGGTGGTTGTAAGACAAAATCCAAGATTTCAAAAGCCTGTAGTTAACTACTGCTGGGAATACAAATATTCCTATTTAAGTGATTGAtacctttcaaaattatttccagaaaatGTTTATCCTtctccccaaaatatattttagttcaGTCACAATAGAAACTTCTCTATTCATATGGCTGAACTGTGTAAGtcctgaagaaactgaaacaagtttcttttttttaaagattttaattatttatttttagagagaggggaagagggggagaaagagggatggaagcatcaatgtgtgagagatacatcattggttgcctcttgcacgcccccaactagggacctggcctgcaacccaggcatgtgccctgacttgtgccattgggaatcaaaccaacgacctttcggtttgcaggccagcactcaatccacggagccacatcagccagggcaagaattttcttaaaaaaaaaaatttttgcttgGCAAAAAATACCAGAGGCAAAACAACAGACAAATGATTAGGAAAAGAAATTTTCAGCTCAAGTTCAGAAAAGGGGCTACATTCCCTGGTAAAGAAAtttcaaatcagtaagaaaaatattaataattcaatAGAAAAATGATCAAGTAATATAAACAGATTACCAGAAAGGAAattcaaatgtcattttaaaaataaaaggtgctCAACTCTACATACAATCAGAAAAATGTGAGTTTATGTTATATATCATGTTACATACCATCTTTCACCTGTCAGTTTCACGGGGATCAAAAAGTTTGGTGCCACAGTGCTGACAAGGACATGGGGGAACAGGCAGTCAACCTCACTCGTTGCTGTTTGGAGTATAAAGTTGTGTATAGCTTCTTTGGAGGATGATATCCACCAGAATCTTACAACAATATGTATTTGGCCCAGCAGTTTCTTTAATAGGAATTTATTTCACACATATAACCACATGTGCCAAAAGACCTATAAACAAAGCTATTAATTGCAGTATTGTTTACAGTAGCAAAATACCAGAGAAAACATGGAAACTGGGACATAGTAAAAGGTATGGAAGGATACAAATGAGTTCCTGAGGTGTGGAATGGTGAGGGCAGGGGAGGTTCTCAGCTTTGGCTGAACATTAGAATCATGTGAGGAGTTTTTAAAGTTCTCATACCAAGTAAATCCTAATCTCTGGAAGTAGAGCCTGGAAATCAGTAATATTtaaagttctccaggtgattccaTTGTGCAACTTAAGGTTGAGAACCACcaacttaaatgttttattttatctacATATGTTATTTcaggtgttttttaaaagatatgtattacttttttattaaaaagaaagtctTAATGATGTGAACATATGTGATGTACTTTTGAAactgctgttttaaaattttattacataaagaTTAAACCTCTTATGAAGAAATTCATGCAAGACTAAATACCCTTTTCCAATAATGCTAAATAAGTGAAGTATACTAAACATATTTTTCAGAGTCTTTTTGATGCAGTTTGCTTCAAAAAAAGAGTGAAAgtgattttgaatattaaaagttaaaacaatttgCTAATACATTGGTCCAGTGACGACTCTTAtgaaaatcaaattttttaatgaaattgtatACTTGCGTACTTGAGAAACACactcagccctggccgggtggcggGTTAGAGTGTGcctcatacaccaaggttgtgggtctaatccctggtcagggcacgtgcaaaaACCAACCAGTGAAAGCAtggataagtggaacaatgaattggtgtttctctctccctccctctatccctcttttcttcctctctgtctctaaaatcaataaaataaaaattttaaaaaatacgcAATCAAACTCCATTTTGGCTCTGGTGTCATAACCTCTTCTCCCCATCATATATTCTTGACGTGTTAGTCTAGAAACTATTTACTACCTTTGGCCCACAACAAGATCCACTGTTGGAAGGAGGGCCTCATTTATATTCAAACAAAGTCctgattataaattttaaagcCCAAAAATGAAAGATCATACGCATTTAAGGAGTTAGACTTCCTATTTCATTGGACTAAACACTTTGGTCAAATACTAGTTTTTCAAGATATTTAGTGGTATAATACTCTTGTGTAAAACAATTGATATCAAAAGCAGGACAACTTAAGAGAGAAAAGTGCCCCTTTACCTGCCATGGGAAGAGAGAATAATGATTTGGAGTTAGTAGGGGAGTAAAACAGTGCCCAGTACAGTGCCGCTCACCCAGTGGGTGTTCAAATAATTGTTGATAATGGTGAGAATATGGAAACCAAAATGTCAATCTACAAGAGTAGACTTAATCTCATCTAAACGTTAATTGtaccatttattttgaaataagagacttcaggagaaaaaaatgggtgtATATCTAGCCCTGAGACTACCTACATATCCTAGGTAGAATATGTTTTCTCAAATACATGTTAAGAttggaaaaaaattgtttaacaGTAGTGGATGAGgcacaaaaaaataaagcaaattaaaaatatataatttttttaaggttttattttatttttagagagaggggaagggagggagaaagagagggagagaaacatcaaatggttgcctctcacatgcccttgaccagggacctggcccgcagctcaggcatgtgccccaaccaggaatggaactggccgCCTTTCGGTTCAcaagctgatgctcaatccaccaagctaCACCAACCAAggcaaaaatatatgattttttaaaaatctgatttctcGTTTAATTTATCATGTTTTCAGTGCTCCAAGAGGGTTTACTATTTAAAGGAATTGTCCTTGCTGATTTTTGTCTTAACAAATTCTCTTAAAGTATAAGATACATCATTCACTTCCTGTCTTTTATTGTGAAATTTAGCAGTATACATGATAGAAAAGCCAGCAGGATGGTAAACAGTTCTGATCTCACTGTCTTTCTAGTTACAGATTTTTCTGAATTAACATTAAACAGTAGCCTGGAAGAAAGGATATCCTTTACTAACATGGTCACCTGCAGCCAGGTGCATTTCAAGTGAAGTGTGCTGGTCCTCTCTCAGGTAGTATGTTCACTTTTTGTTCTCTTTGAATACTTTGTAATGTGTTTTCAATACCttatgttttagtttttcttcaacATAATGATGACTTAATACATTAGGAATATCGATTACATATCAATAATCACATAAAAGGCTTACCAGATGTTACTGGGCCGTGCAAGTTTTTAACTTCCTTTCTACCTTCTGTAGCCAACCTAATAGCTCAGTTTAATCCTaaacccagagaaacaaaaacaatttctttGAGTGGTAATATCTTTGCACTTTAAATCTGGATATAGAGTAGAGTTTGATTTCAAAAATATTGATGGAAGAGCAAAACCCTGAACAGGTATATAGATTTGACATTGAAAGCAAAGACTTATTAAAAGCAATTTACCCCAGCCCAGTTGTAGGACTAAGCCTCAGGtgtaaatacctttttaaaaatgtttaatttgaaaTGCTATTGGCCAAAAGGATTAATGGAATAGCATTTTCTATtatcttactgtttttttttgttgttgtttcagaaACAGTATTAAATAGAATCAGATGAGTAAAATTTCTGATATTATTCCTTCCTAAGTTGTGTTTTGTCCTCAGGCAAGTGGAGATTAGTTAATGTTAGCATAGTTAAGAATAAAATGAACccttattttaagaaacagaatatCTAATTACAGAAAAGATACATAAATTAGTTATATTTCTTTAAGATATTTCATTGAGTGAAGTGGATTGGGATGAGGAAAGTGTATGTGCTCATTTGCTTGGTACCCCCTAAGCTTTTCCCTGGTGCCTGATAGGACCCCCGGACTGAACGGATGTTGTCTGTAGGTGATTGACTCTGCCCCTCGTGTGTAGGACGGTGCTGAGATGGCGTTTGTGTCTACTTTACAGTTACGTGTCTGGGcagatttgaaaatgaaaaaacatcaAGTCATAAAACAGTTTGTACACTGTGATTtctttttgcaaaatgaaaatagattcATAACATACAGCAAAATATTAACTTTGAGAAGGGTAAGATgatgggtgatttttattttatttattaatgcctatttttattttcaattcttaAATCCCAGCATAagcccaaaaaagaaaaaaaaaaattacagagccTGAAACAGGAATGTATATAAATCTTTGAAGCAGAAAATGGATGAAGATCAGAAGATTCTCTCCGAAAGATGAAGCTGCAAAATGGGGTGACCCTGTCTCAGCTCTGGCTCCGCAGGAGGAGCATTAAGAGAACTGCAGCAATTAACACACAGAGGGTGCAGACTGTCGGTACCACGATCTCCGTCGCCATCTGCATATGGCTTAGCAAAGGCTCTGCAGTGGGAGGGAGAACACCAGCACAAATGGGAACGTGATCATTTTAGCAAATACTGTTTCATCCTGAAAGCTTTACCTGTGTTGGAAAAACTTGGAAAATGGTATCACACTTTCTAATTATTCTCACTTGCTacaaaagaattaaatgttataaaaattatgtgagggctttggaaaatatttgagaaaatatagGATAAAGAATACCTAAATTTGATTCTTCCATAGGTACTAATAAAGTCTAAATGTATACTAATACTCATACTTACCATAATTTATCTCAGAATATTAGCAGCTATATCACatggtttttataatttttactgcAGGGATTTGTGAAAGAAAAATCCTTGGCAGACATTTCCAACCTTTCAAAGATGTTATTGGTGTATCTTAAGAAGTATAGGAGTTTCTACATTGAAATTTTGTGAGGTAGTTCTTGCGTAGTTAAGTAATAGTCCTGAAGAGTTAAATGTTAAGCATATTCATATTTCATGTACATGAATATAGTAGTGGACATTGATTCAATACCTGCCTTTAGGTTTTGTGCCAGGGACCCTGATGACCAAGGTAAATAAGGCATAGGCCCTCCTCTAACTGGGATCATAGGCTCAACAATAAATTCTCCATCATGTCTGTACATGATAAAGGTTTATTTTAGTTTAATGGAATATACATCCTTAATATTACCTACTTATTTATATGTGGGAAGAGGGGTAGGCACAGTGGTGTACTAACTTATAAAAATAGCTGAATTGGCAGGGTTTGGTTTAGCACTTTCTGCTTCTGATACCGTAGTAAAGATGTGTTTGTTAAAACAGGAAATATATTTCTCTGATTGCCCTTATAGAGATATAAAGacaaaattcaaagaaacaaatgGTATGTGCTGGCATTTCTTGATATAGTTGCGTCTTTATTATTCTACATCTCTGAGCTTTTTAGATCCCATTGCGTAAGAAATGATGCCTTCCATGAGGTCAGGGaccttgttttgtttattactaTTTCCCCAGTGCTTAGAACATCCTGCCTACCTTAAAGTGGGTGCTAACAgttacttgctgaatgaatgaatataataTCTCAagtgttctttaatttttctttatttcctttggtaTAATGGTTgaatttttccctccttccataaGCCCACTATAACAAAATAATGGATTTATAAGTTTACAGTATGattcaggaagaaaagaatagagtagctaaaatgtttctctttctggtaggtttttaaaatactactttaaatgcttataaaatagaaaattgaaattgcttcaaaataaaaaaacattttaatcatttgGTTTTGGAAGATTGACTTAGGGTAGGTCCACATTTTCAGATTTTGGTAATGTCATTTTCTGTATAATTGTGTGGTTTAATTATCAAAGGGAAGAATTAAAATATACTCACCTGCAGCAAGCATCTGGTTGTTGACAGAGCAAGTTTCCAAGGCTTTGAAGTACCAACTTTCCACCTAATAAAAAGTCACTTGGTGATTAATGTTGTTTTTAATCTGCTTGTAGATAAaagtaattaacatttattgaacaccaatGTGCATCATTgtgaaagggtaaaaaaaaacGGTATTCTTGAGGAGCTCATAACCTAGTGCTTTTCTAGTGAACGCCTACTAGCTTCCATAGTCTCACTGGAGTCACCCTAAAAGAATGTTGGTAAataagtgaaatttattttttaaattatttttattaagacaGGCTAAATTACAACATTTATTGTCATTAGCAACATAGAGAGCTAATAGAGAAGATTGTCTGATATTGAAAAATTGGCAATATTTGTTTACATTAAGATTCACCATTTAGCCCTGACCAGgcagctccgttggttagagcatcatcccaatatgccaaggttgtgggttcaatccctggtcaaggcacatataagaatcaattaatgagtgcataaataagtggaacaacaaactgatgtttctttctctgtctcaaatcaatcagtaaaaagatatatttttaaaagatacaacaTTTAGAATGACACTTAAAGTCTTTATGGACTAATATAACCTAAACAAACAGGGCTCCTGCATTACTGTAGTCTGCTCTTAATATTCTGCATGTTAGGGGTGAATTTTAAGATGTGCTCACCCTGTTCTAGGGCAAATGAACAAATAGGTTGTACTAGTTAGGGTAAGAGACCCTAAAGGGCCCTGCTCTCACATACCCCTGTCCTCTTTcgtggaggagaggggagggaggtgcttGCCAAACTCTGTGCCCCCCAGCTGCCGAGCTCTTCTAAAACCCAGAGTGAGTAAGATGGAGGACTAGTCCTACCTCTCTTGGATTGGGAAAGCCATTGGCGGTAATAATCTTCTTATAATACTGAACTGAAGCCTTTGGATACCGCggcttatttctgtttttaaattcgACATAGTAGAATCCGTATCTCTCTGAGTATCCTTTCTCCCATTCAAACTTATCCAAAAGAGACCAGGAAGTATACCCTTTTATGTTAGCACCATCTTTTATAGCTGCAAAGACATTGTATTCCACATTTAATACATTTCATTTACTTGGAAAAATAGTATTGGGAAGATAAATGTATTCACTTAGAAACATGTTTTAGTCAGTCTTGTGTATGAAGACTGTTGGTTTGTATCTCACCTTTTAGCATTTCATTTATATATCCTTTAAGGTATTGAATTCTCCACTTGTCACATAATTGAGTGCAGTGTAATTTTTGAGGTGCTCCATTTTCCATCACATATATGGGAGGATCACCATATTGAGTCTGAAAGTGAGTCACAGTAatgaatatctttaaaaaatccaacCTAAGGTGGGTTTCTCAGTCTGAGGTACATATAGACACACGTGTTCAAGCCTGCCGTGTTTTAACCACGTGTGTTTAGTATTTAGTAAATGCCAGTTCAGACGTTTATTTAGAGATGAATGCAAACAGGAGGCAAATTCAtatgaaagaatacatttctcAATAAATCAGCATCAGTGTAGAGAAAATGTACCTCAGGTCTTGTTCTTACCCACATATTCCATTTCAGGTGAGAAGGGCagcaaaataattaaatgtagGATAAGACTTATAGCTACAGTTATATAAATTGAAATGGTTATTATAGTAGGCATTGGTCTATAAGGTCTAAATCAGCCTCTGAAATGTGAGTaactggatttattttattttgttaactttaAATGTAAGCACCTGCGCTTAAGCTCTAAGACCATGAGTTCCGataaaaaatgccttttaaataGCTCGGTGTAGTGGTCACCTGAGCGAAGTTGAGGAGCCTCCTTAATCCCCATGGCACAGAAGATAGCTGCTGAGACCCCATATCAGGCCAGTTGGGGTCAACCAGTTCTAGTAAGTCACGATCGTTCTGGTAGCTGGGCCCCTGGCGGGAGGAGGAGTTCCTTTCTGTGATGTACCGAGTTGTAAAATGACCTAATCCTAAGAAGTCAGATGTGCCTTTAAtgtagctcttttcctggagtgaAAACACTGGTAACCTTGACATATCCAGGCCTTGTTCTGCACTCTTTCTTCctattgaaagagaaaaacaatttaacaaaGTTTTACTTTCTCACAATCATTTTATGTACTAGGATGATACTGACATGTTGACATAAAACCTGTCATCCAAATCCTGGGCTTTGGGatttatttgtatggaaaatgtaACCTTAGCTTTTCAAACTGGAATTTTGACATTTGAATACTgtccaa is part of the Desmodus rotundus isolate HL8 chromosome 7, HLdesRot8A.1, whole genome shotgun sequence genome and encodes:
- the LCTL gene encoding lactase-like protein isoform X6; translation: MLLRELQVNHYRFSLSWPRLLPTGVRGDHVNEKGIKFYSDFIDALLKSNITPIVTLHHWDLPQLLQVKYGGWQNVSMTNYFSDYANLCFEAFGDRVKHWVTFSDPWTMALKGYETGQHAPGLRLHGTGLYKAAHHIIKAHAQAWHSYNNTWRSKQQGLVGISLNCEWGEPVDISNPKDIEAAERYLQFCLGWFANPVYAGDYPQVMKESIGRKSAEQGLDMSRLPVFSLQEKSYIKGTSDFLGLGHFTTRYITERNSSSRQGPSYQNDRDLLELVDPNWPDMGSQQLSSVPWGLRRLLNFAQTQYGDPPIYVMENGAPQKLHCTQLCDKWRIQYLKGYINEMLKAIKDGANIKGYTSWSLLDKFEWEKGYSERYGFYYVEFKNRNKPRYPKASVQYYKKIITANGFPNPREVESWYFKALETCSVNNQMLAAEPLLSHMQMATEIVVPTVCTLCVLIAAVLLMLLLRSQS
- the LCTL gene encoding lactase-like protein isoform X4; this encodes MEPSHLEDIMLLRELQVNHYRFSLSWPRLLPTGVRGDHVNEKGIKFYSDFIDALLKSNITPIVTLHHWDLPQLLQVKYGGWQNVSMTNYFSDYANLCFEAFGDRVKHWVTFSDPWTMALKGYETGQHAPGLRLHGTGLYKAAHHIIKAHAQAWHSYNNTWRSKQQGLVGISLNCEWGEPVDISNPKDIEAAERYLQFCLGWFANPVYAGDYPQVMKESIGRKSAEQGLDMSRLPVFSLQEKSYIKGTSDFLGLGHFTTRYITERNSSSRQGPSYQNDRDLLELVDPNWPDMGSQQLSSVPWGLRRLLNFAQTQYGDPPIYVMENGAPQKLHCTQLCDKWRIQYLKGYINEMLKAIKDGANIKGYTSWSLLDKFEWEKGYSERYGFYYVEFKNRNKPRYPKASVQYYKKIITANGFPNPREVESWYFKALETCSVNNQMLAAEPLLSHMQMATEIVVPTVCTLCVLIAAVLLMLLLRSQS